Proteins encoded within one genomic window of Oryza glaberrima chromosome 12, OglaRS2, whole genome shotgun sequence:
- the LOC127758150 gene encoding uncharacterized protein LOC127758150, with product MGLRSKQPKALAFRCYAASHRSLTLAVWSLAALVVVVNFHLLIIHKEDESTSTHEINRSIVSELEEVEEEKFRVSPPRSRRNPRAVRRKGEQKPPSVVDEFLDESSAVHDMFFPERNMAIDPINGGNDSMYFYYPGRVWLDTDGNPIQAHGGGVLYDEKTETYFWYGENKDGKTYKAHSKGADRVDIVGVSCYSSKDLWTWRNEGVVLRGEKKNVTHDLHKSNVLERPKVIYNDRTGKYVMWMHIDDTNYTKASVGVAISDSPTGPFSYLYSKQPHDCESRDMTIFKDDNGKAYLIYSSEDNSELHIGQLTDDYLDVTDNMRRLLIAQHREAPALFKYEGTYYMITSGCTGWAPNTALAHAATAIMGPWETLGNPCVGGNDIFRSTTFFSQSTFVLAIPGLSGSFIFMADRWSPSELRDSRYVWLPLTVGGLPDEAADYSFMFPLWSRVSIYWHRRWRLPEGWRDS from the exons ATGGGTTTGAGGAGCAAGCAGCCAAAAGCATTAGCTTTCCGCTGCTATGCGGCGAGCCACCGATCTCTAACTCTTGCAGTGTGGAGCCTTGCAGCACTGGTAGTAGTTGTGAATTTCCATCTTCTTATCATACATAAGGAGGATGAGAGCACCAGCACACATGAGATCAATCGGTCAATTGTAAGCGAGCTGGAGGAGGTTGAGGAGGAAAAGTTCCGGGTATCGCCTCCCCGGAGCCGGAGGAATCCCCGGGCTGTGCGGCGCAAGGGGGAGCAGAAGCCACCTTCTGTAGTGGATGAGTTCTTGGATGAGTCTTCTGCGGTGCACGACATGTTCTTTCCAGAACGCAACATGGCTATAGATCCAATCAATGGTGGGAATGACAGCATGTACTTCTACTACCCAGGGAGAGTTTGGCTTGACACTGATGGTAATCCAATCCAAGCTCATGGAGGAGGTGTACTGTACGATGAGAAAACCGAGACCTATTTCTGGTATGGGGAGAATAAGGATGGCAAAACATACAAAGCTCACAGCAAGGGAGCTGATCGG GTTGACATTGTGGGAGTAAGTTGCTATTCATCAAAGGACCTGTGGACGTGGAGAAATGAAGGAGTTGTTCTCCGAGGTGAGAAAAAGAATGTGACACATGATCTCCATAAATCCAATGTCCTGGAGAGACCCAAAGTTATATATAATGATCGGACTGGCAAATATGTTATGTGGATGCACATAGATGATACAAATTACACCAAAGCATCAGTTGGTGTGGCCATCAGTGACTCTCCCACAGGCCCATTCAGTTACCTGTACAGCAAGCAGCCACATGACTGTGAAAGTAGAGACATGACCATCTTCAAGGATGACAATGGGAAGGCCTACCTGATATATTCTTCTGAGGACAACAGCGAGCTCCACATTGGTCAGTTAACTGATGACTACCTTGATGTAACTGATAATATGCGAAGGCTTCTCATTGCACAACATCGAGAAGCTCCTGCGCTTTTCAAGTATGAGGGCACCTACTACATGATAACCTCTGGTTGCACTGGCTGGGCACCAAACACTGCACTAGCTCATGCGGCGACAGCAATAATGGGACCTTGGGAGACGCTGGgaaatccttgtgtgggaggGAATGACATATTCAGATCAACAACATTCTTCTCCCAGAGTACATTTGTGTTGGCGATTCCAGGACTGTCAGGTTCATTCATCTTCATGGCTGATCGGTGGAGCCCATCCGAGCTGAGAGATTCGCGATATGTATGGCTGCCTTTGACAGTAGGTGGACTACCTGATGAGGCTGCAGATTACAGCTTCATGTTCCCTCTTTGGTCCCGGGTGTCGATTTACTGGCACAGACGGTGGCGGCTCCCTGAGGGGTGGAGGGACTCCTGA
- the LOC127757707 gene encoding 40S ribosomal protein S3a-like — protein MAVGKNKRISKGKKGSKKKTVDPFAKKDWYDIKAPSVFNVRNVGKTLVSRTQGTKIASEGLKHRVFEVSLADLQNDEDQAYRKIRLRAEDVQGKNVLTNFWGMSFTTDKLRSLVKKWQTLIEAHVDVKTTDNYMLRLFCIGFTKRRPNQVKRTCYAQASQIRQIRRKMVEIMVNQASSCDLKELVSKFIPEVIGKEIEKATSSIFPLQNVFVRKVKILKAPKFDLGKLMEVHGDYKEDVGTKLERPAEDEVVVGQEVTAE, from the exons ATGGCCGTCGGCAAGAACAAGCGGATctcgaaggggaagaagggatcCAAGAAGAAGAC CGTCGATCCTTTTGCGAAGAAGGATTGGTATGATATCAAGGCCCCGTCGGTGTTCAACGTGAGAAACGTCGGGAAGACGCTCGTGTCCAGGACACAGGGCACAAAG ATTGCTTCAGAGGGCCTCAAGCACCGTGTGTTTGAGGTCTCCTTGGCTGATCTTCAGAACGATGAGGATCAGGCGTACCGTAAGATCAGACTACGTGCCGAGGATGTGCAGGGGAAAAATGTTCTTACAAACTTCTGG GGCATGAGTTTCACGACCGACAAGCTCAGATCATTGGTCAAGAAATGGCAGACGCTAATAGAGGCTCATGTGGATGTAAAGACCACTGATAACTACATGCTGCGTCTCTTCTGCATTGGCTTCACCAAGAGGAGGCCAAATCAAGTCAAACGGACATGCTATGCTCAAGCAAGCCAGATTCGACAG ATCCGTCGCAAGATGGTGGAGATCATGGTGAACCAGGCATCATCCTGTGATCTCAAGGAGCTGGTGTCAAAATTCATTCCTGAGGTGATTGGGAAGGAAATCGAGAAGGCCACATCAAGCATCTTCCCGCTTCAGAATGTGTTTGTGCGCAAAGTCAAGATCCTCAAGGCCCCAAAATTTGACCTGGGCAAGCTTATGGAG GTTCATGGAGATTACAAGGAGGACGTTGGGACGAAGCTCGAGAGGCCTGCAGAAGATGAGGTCGTGGTAGGACAGGAGGTCACTGCCGAGTAG